The following coding sequences lie in one Cannabis sativa cultivar Pink pepper isolate KNU-18-1 chromosome 5, ASM2916894v1, whole genome shotgun sequence genomic window:
- the LOC133037994 gene encoding uncharacterized protein LOC133037994 — protein sequence MFLRFLGSEPTLIADPVCRIFVDLDKVCYSVFRDLLLTRSFVVIANRPARPTLSANKKGVAEILGSLPVQDRDWRLLCTTAKLREHKLIPENASLQREPVYKEPSERQQERIDKRLSKQTPRETSDMTFLKSAPVLKIKQKGGTPASSPVVAQKRKSDVMTSLAADSSKKLAKTTQDKGKKVVIDSPVRPRDFLAMQEKLLAEIPYEELASRSTELAVQSVALFMKAAATPSKETDSLKRQNAHFQENIKRLKQEVAKMEELHKELEEVNRAKEQLELELKKSQDTIAEMARDLEAEKESGKKQYDQAVSDYIYTTLSKVPDFDFSLLGDEAAEMAEAFRSMSPTRTQGNLPDEIEGVQAEEVENEVVSKIVDEAAPDETTPAA from the exons atgtttttaaggttcctgggatcagaaccgactttaatcgcagacccagtATGTCGCATATTTGTTGACTTAGATAAAGTCTGTTACTCTGTTTTTCGAGATCTTTTGCTAACTCGTTCTTTTGTTGTCATCGCaaatagaccagctcgaccaacGCTTAGCGCGAATAAGAAGGGGGTAGCTGAAATTCTTGGgagtcttccggtacaagatcgcgactggcgattgctGTGTACGACTGCCAAATTGCGAGAACACAAACTGATCCCCgagaacgcgagtcttcaacgggagccaGTATATAAAGAACCATCTGAGAGACAGCAGGAGCGGATAGATAAACGGCTTTCCAAGCAAACTCCTCGAGAAACTTCAG ACATGACTTTCttgaagtctgcccctgtcctgaagatcaagcaAAAGGGTGGAACACCGGCATCTTCACCAGTCGtcgcccagaagaggaagagcgatgtgatgaCTTCGCTCGCTGCAGATTCCTCCAAGAAGTTGGCCAAGACCACTCAGGATAAGGGGAAGAAGGTTGTCATTGATTCTCCGGTTCGCCCTCGCGACTTCCTGGCCATGCAGGAAAAATTACTGGCCGAGATTCCTTATGAGGAACTTGCTTCTCGATCTACTGAACTGGCCGTACAATCGGTGGCTTTGTTCATGAAAGCCGCGGCCACGCCTTCGAAGGAAACTGattcgctgaagaggcagaacgcCCATTTTCAGGAAAACATAAAGAGGCTGAAGCAGGAGGTGGCCAAGATGGAGGAACTTCACAAGGAGCTCGAGGAAGTCAACAGGGCCAAAGAACAGTTGGAGCTCGAGCTCAAGAAGTCGCAGGACACGATCGCTGAGATGGCTCGCGActtggaggctgagaaagagagTGGGAAAAAACAGTATGATCAGGCTGTGTCTGATTACATTTATACTACTCTCTCCAAGGTCcctgacttcgacttctcgctgCTTGGAGATGAAGCTGCTGAAATGGCTGAAGCCTTTCGCTCGATGTCTCCTACCCGGACTCAAGGCAACCTTCCAGATGAAATCGAGGGAGTGCAGGCTGAGGAGGTCGAGAATGAAGTCGTGAGCAAGATCGTGGATGAGGCTGCTCCTGATGAGACTACTCCCGCtgcttga